In a genomic window of Oncorhynchus keta strain PuntledgeMale-10-30-2019 chromosome 28, Oket_V2, whole genome shotgun sequence:
- the dedd gene encoding death effector domain-containing protein: protein MTSQQHPLPNANVNPPLLVPQNSSAHHGRPHIHPNQLDSTQSSAAGHLAPHRGLMGGVGSSSVGTSSGVAVNRGASASCTNSAISRRPSSGRFEPWPEEAVDNAYGLYSLHRMFDIVGAQLTHRDVRVLSFLFVDVIDEYERGGIRSGRDFLLALERQGRCDETNFRHVLQLLRIITRHDLLPYVTLRKRQTVCPDPVDKYLEETSVRYVSPRGGESREATPQRRTGPQPVICCSPSGPQVGPPRTKPGPPLPNRKRKRAHTTGDCREKQTCDIRLRVRAEYCQHESALQGNVFSNKQEALERQFERFNQANTILKSRDLGSIICDIKFSELTYLDAFWRDYINGSLLEALKGVFITDSLKQAVGHEAIKLLVNVDEEDYQAGRRKLLRNLVTGGGAGAAATPEGSRGTPSS, encoded by the exons ATGACCTCACAGCAGCATCCCCTCCCCAATGCAAACGTCAACCCTCCCCTCCTTGTCCCCCAGAACTCTTCAGCTCACCACGGTAGGCCTCACATTCACCCAAACCAGCTGGACTCTACTCAGAGTAGTGCTGCGGGGCACCTTGCCCCCCACAGAGGTCTGATGGGTGGTGTGGGGTCCTCATCAGTGGGGACCTCCAGCGGAGTGGCAGTGAACAGGGGCGCCTCGGCCTCCTGCACTAACTCTGCCATTTCCAGGAGGCCCTCGTCGGGACGCTTCGAACCCTGGCCCGAGGAGGCCGTAGACAACGCTTACGGCTTGTACTCGCTGCACCGCATGTTTGACATAGTGGGAGCCCAGCTTACACACCGTGACGTGCGAGTGCTCTCCTTCCTGTTTGTGGACGTCATCGACGAGTATGAGCGAGGAGGCATCAGGAGCGGCCGGGACTTCTTGCTAGCTCTGGAGCGCCAGGGGCGCTGTGATGAGACCAACTTCAGACACGTCCTGCAGCTGCTCCGCATCATCACACGGCACGACCTGCTGCCCTACGTCACACTCAGGAAGAGACAGACCG TGTGCCCAGACCCAGTGGATAAGTACCTGGAAGAGACGTCAGTGCGTTATGTGTCccccagaggaggagagagcagggaggctaCACCCCAAAGGAGGACAG GCCCCCAACCAGTAATATGCTGTTCTCCATCGGGGCCCCAGGTGGGCCCCCCCCGCACCAAGCCAGGCCCCCCATTACCGAACCGCAAAAGGAAGAGGGCCCACACCACAGGAGACTGCAGGGAGAAGCAAACCTGTG ACATCCGCCTACGAGTGCGCGCCGAGTACTGCCAGCACGAATCAGCGCTTCAGGGAAACGTCTTCTCCAACAAGCAGGAGGCTCTGGAGAGGCAGTTTGAGAGGTTCAACCAGGCAAACACTATTCTCAAGTCCCGGGACCTGGGCTCCATCATCTGTGACATCAAGTTCTCGGAGCTCACATACCTAGATGCTTTCTGGCGGGATTATATCAACGGCTCCCTGCTGGAGGCCCTGAAGGGCGTCTTCATCACAGACTCACTCAAACAGGCAGTGGGCCATGAGGCCATCAAACTGCTGGTCAATGTGGATGAGGAGGACTATCAGGCCGGCCGCCGCAAGCTGCTCCGGAACCTGGTCACTGGAGGTGGGGCCGGGGCTGCTGCCACACCCGAAGGGAGCAGAGGGACTCCATCCTCTTAG
- the si:dkey-6n6.1 gene encoding extracellular matrix protein 2 produces the protein MNRLVLLCLCLCAAVSLISGKPSRRAEKLRRSKPLVATDSSEPDDTNDAVFPGRSGQCSVNGMSLFDGAMWSPQPCLVCQCQMGTVSCHPVPCAGSNNQQTVAPKAKKPSPNAEDKEGIPKWNKSFQRRAGSQKEEQPVTPAKVKKQEEAVKKQEVAVKTEVRRADVPVAKRRDPKISLPYLPYDDDDDDHDDHDHSEHDDDDDDDDYIIRAMGKPTMRANRHPVVAPTGRPVTMVTGRLTKTTTRKPVVRAPGPGHPVVTFPRRHSIMESLPAGCLLLESLITCGSTGMAHIPILSDQGVKTLYLADNKISKIPHQALAGLPNLEWLDLSKNKLDDSSISPDLFRTLTKLRRLNLDGNNLTKVPSFLPPSLVELKINDNKILGLTPSSFKGLSKLLTLELEDNHFHDGNVSPLTFRPLKKLIYLRLEDNKLRAIPSGLPMTLQTLHLSDNRIEEVHERILNKTVNLRFLDLSYNKIREDRIAPRAWIHLLKLESLDLSHNKLVHVPSFLPVGLKQLHLHHNQIERIPGYVFGHMKPGLDLLHLSHNRLANDGIDNVSFLGLYNTLTELLLDHNQLRSIPRGLLKLKSLELLRLNHNVIRYVPLNSLCDTRLSDDSPLVSVHLEYNLIDRRLIPATALSCINTYHSIILGPQSHEEDYHHEDY, from the exons GCCGCAGCGGGCAGTGCTCGGTGAATGGGATGTCCCTGTTTGACGGGGCTATGTGGTCGCCTCAGCCCTGCCTTGTGTGCCAGTGTCAGATGGGAACTGTCAGCTGTCACCCTGTTCCATGTGCCG GTTCAAACAACCAGCAGACAGTGGCTCCCAAAGCCAAGAAGCCCTCCCCTAATGCAGAGGACAAAGAGGGGATCCCAAAGTGGAACAAGAGTTTCCAAAGGAGAGCAGGAAGTCAGAAGGAGGAGCAGCCTGTTACTCCAGCGAAAGTG AAGAAGCAAGAAGAAGCAGTGAAGAAACAGGAAGTGGCAGTGAAGACAGAGGTTAGGAGGGCTGATGTCCCTGTGGCCAAGAGGCGTGACCCGAAGATCAGCCTTCCATACCTTCCCTacgatgacgatgatgacgatcACGATGACCACGACCACAGTgagcatgatgatgatgacgacgatGACGATTACATCATCAGGGCCATGGGAAAGCCCACCATGCGGGCCAACAGGCACCCGGTTGTGGCACCGACAGGGAGACCAGTCACCATGGTGACTGGCCGACTGACTAAGACCACCACTAGGAAACCCGTGGTGAGGGCGCCGGGgccaggccatcctgtggtcACGTTCCCCAGGAGACACAGCATCATGGAGTCTCTCCCTGCTGGCTGCCTGCTCTTGGAGTCTCTGATCACCTGTGGCAGCACTGGCATGGCCCACATCCCCATCCTCTCAGATCAGGGGGTCAAGACCCTCTATCTGGCAG ACAATAAGATCAGTAAGATCCCTCACCAGGCACTGGCTGGGCTGCCCAACCTGGAGTGGCTGGACCTGAGCAAGAACAAGCTGGACGACTCCTCCATCAGCCCTGACCTGTTCCGG ACCCTGACCAAGCTGAGGAGGCTGAATTTAGATGGCAACAATCTGACCAAAGTCCCCTCGTTTCTACCGCCATCCCTGGTGGAGCTGAAGATCAATGACAACAAGATCCTGGGCCTCACACCTAGTAGCTTTAAAG GTTTGTCCAAACTGCTGACACTGGAGCTTGAGGATAACCACTTCCATGATGGGAATGTGTCACCTTTGACCTTCCGGCCCCTGAAGAAACTCATCTATCTGCGACTGGAGGACAACAAGTTACGGGCCATCCCCTCTGGGCTTCCTATGACCCTGCAG ACACTTCACCTGTCAGATAACAGAATAGAAGAGGTGCATGAGAGGATCCTTAACAAGACTGTCAACCTCAGGTTTCTGGACCTCAGTTATAACAAGATCCGGGAGGACCGCATAGCCCCAAGGGCCTGGATACACCTGTT AAAGTTGGAGTCGTTGGATCTGTCGCACAATAAGCTGGTGCAtgttccctccttcctccctgtgGGCCTTAAGCAGCTCCACCTGCACCACAACCAGATTGAGCGGATCCCTGGCTACGTGTTTGGCCACATGAAACCGGGACTGGACCTCCTGCACCTGTCCCACAACAGGCTGGCCAACGACGGCATTGATAATGTGTCCTTCCTGGGTCTGTACAACACTCTGACTGAACTCCTGCTGGACCACAACCAGCTTCGCTCCATCCCCAGGGGGCTACTGAAGCTCAAGAGCCTGGAGCTCCTACGCCTCAACCACAATGTTATCAG gtaCGTTCCTCTGAACTCTCTGTGTGACACGCGCCTGAGCGACGACTCGCCCCTAGTCTCCGTTCACCTGGAGTACAACTTGATTGACCGGCGCCTCATCCCAGCCACTGCCCTCTCCTGCATCAATACCTACCACAGCATCATACTAGGGCCACAGAGTCACGAGGAAGATTACCACCATGAAGATTACTAg